The window GAGTCACCCAGGTCCTGCCCACCATGCCGGTGAAGATGTTGGTCCGTGACAGCTGAAACCCGTTGACGGTGAACGGAACCAGCCCGCCCGGCGTCCCACCGAGCACATAGCCGGCCGCGGACGCGTTGAGGAACTGGGCGACCGTCGGCGTCGGGCGGGTGACGGGGCCGGTGTAGGTCAGCGTCGGAACTTCCGGCAGCGGCGGCGGTGTGCGGTGCAGACCGATCAGTCGTTCGAGTTCGCGGAACGCGCCGAAGATCAGGTCGTTGATCGGTCCGAGGCCGTTGGGGACCGGCGGATGGTTCGCCGACGCGGTGAAGCCCAGCGCCTGCAGCACGGCGTTGATCAGTCGGCCCGGCAGCTCCAGGAGTTGCGCGACGGGTGAGAGAGGCTGCGGCGGAGCGGGTCTCGTGATCTCGATCGGGGCGACATCGGCGGCGGTCGGCGATGTAACCGACACGACCTCGGCCCGCGCCGGCGACCTGTCGAGCACTGGCAGTGGGGTGGCGGGCTCGACCGTTGCCAGTGCGACTGCGGCCGGCTCCCGGGCGTCGGTGGGCGTGGTGGGGACGGGGGCGACGCCCTCGCGTGCTGCGACCGGTTCCGATGCCGGACCCGGACCCGGAAGTTCGCCGGTCCCCGCGGTCTCGTCGATCTCCGCGGTGTCGCCGTCGGGAAGTCCGGAGTCTTCGGGCGCCGAATCTACCGGGTCCGCGTCCTCGTCTGCTCGCGACGGGGCGGACTCCCCGGAGCCGGTCGTCGGCGTCTCGGTGTCGGCCGGCCCCGATCTGCGCGAGGGCGGCTTCCTGGACTCGGCGCCATCCTCCGGCCCGTCCGCCGCCTGCTGTGCGGAGGCAGAACCGGCATCGGCAGGCTCGGCGTACGCCACGCCGTGCATCGGTGCGAGCACGAGGCCCACCGAGAGTGCTATCGCCGCAAAACCATAACCGAACGGTCTGGTATTCCGACGTTCCTGCGCAAGCACGGCATCCTCCACCTGACAACGCTAAATGTCAGATGGAGGATGCCACAGCGTGCGATCGGCCGGTCTGTTTTCGCGGACGCCGCTACGACAGCCGCTCGATGATCGTGACGTTGGCGGTGCCGCCACCCTCGCACATCGTCTGCAGGCCGTAGCGGCCGCCGGTGCGCTCCAGGGTGTTCAACATCGTCGCGAAAAGCTTTGCGCCCGTAGCGCCGAGCGGGTGACCGAGGGCGATCGCGCCACCACTGGGGTTGACCTTCTCGGGGTCGGCCTTGGTCTCCTTCAGCCAGGCCTGCACCACCGGCGCGAAGGCCTCGTTGATCTCGACGGTGTCGATGTCGTCGATCGTCAGGCCGGTCTTGTCCAGCGCGTAGCGGGTCGCCGGGATCGGCCCGGTCAACATGAACACCGGATCGGCGCCGCGAGCGCTGATGTGGTGGATACGTGCGCGCGGCTTCAGCCCATGGGTCTTGACCGCATCCTCCGAGGCCAGCAACACCGCGCTGGCCCCGTCGGAGATCTGGCTGGCCATCGCCGCGGTCAGGCGTCCGCCCTCGACGAGCGTCTTGAGGCCGGCCATCTTCTCCAGCGAGGTGTCGCGCGGGCCCTCATCGGTGGCGAAGCCGGCGCCGTCGGTCTGCACGGGGATGATCTCGTTCTCGAAGTGCCCGGCACGGATCGCGGCCTGCGCGCGATGATGACTCATCAGCGCGTACTGCTCCATCTCCTCGCGGGACAGGTTCCACTTCTCGGCGATCAACTCCGACCCGCGGAACTGCGAGATCTCCTGATCACCGTAGCGGTGCAGCCAACTCTTCGATTCGTTTGTCGGAGAGGTGAATCCGAACTGCTCGGCGACCGTCATCGCGGAGCTGATCGGGATCTGGCTCATGTTCTGCATGCCGCCGGCGACGATCAGATCGGCCGTGCCGGACATGATGGCCTGAGCGCCGAAGGAGATGGCCTGCTGGCTGGAGCCGCACTGCCGGTCGACGGTGACGCCGGGGACTTCCTCCGGGAAACCCGCTGCCAGCCAGGACAACCTGGCGATGTTGCCGGCCTGCGGGCCGATCGCGTCGACACAACCGGCGATGACGTCGTCCACGGCGCCCGGATCGACGTCGTTGCGCTCGAACAGGCCCCGCCACGCCGCAGCACCGAGATCCACGGGATGCACACCGGCGAGTGATCCGTTGCGCTTGCCGACAGCGGTGCGCACAGCATCGATGACGTACGCCTCTGAAGCCACAGCCATTATTTCGATCCTTCCGTTATGCCACCAAGGACGATGGCGAGGTACTGTCTGCCGACCTGTTCGGCCGTGAGCGGTCCGCCGGGCTGATACCAGCGCACCGAGACCCAGGTGGTGTCACGGATGAAGCGGTACACCAGGTCGACGTCGATGTCGGGGCGGAAGCTGCCCTCGGCGATGCCCTGTTTGAGGACCTCGACCCACATCCGGCGTTGCTGACGGTTGCGGTCGTCGAGGAAACCGAACTGCGGCAGCGAGTTCAGCCGCTTGGCCTCGTCCTGATAGATGACGACCTGGGCGTGCCGGTGTTCGATGGCTTCGAAGGAAACCATGAACAACCCGCTGACCCGCTCCAGCGGATCCGTGGTCGCGGCAACGATCTCGTCGTAGCGGGTGAAGAGCCAATCGAGAAAGTCCTTCAAAACCTCTTCGACCATTTGCTCCTTGGATTTGAAGTGGTGATAGAGGCTGCCCGACAGGATCCCGGCGGAGTCCGCGATGTCGCGGACCGTCGTCGCCCGCAGCCCGCGGTCGGCGAACATCGTCGCGGCGAGCTGCAGCAACTCGTCGCGCCGACTCGGAAGCGCCCTGTCCACCCGCGTCTCACGCCCGCTGACTGGACACCGAGATGACCTCGCCCGTCAGATAACTGGAGTAGTCGCTGGCCAGGAACGCGATGGTGGCCGCCACCTCCCACGGTTCGGCCGCGCGACCGAACGCCTCACCTTCGGCGAGACGGTCGAGCAGCTCGGAGCTACTCGTCTTCTCCAGGAACTTGTGCCGGGCGATGCTCGGCGACACCGCGTTGATCCGAACCCCGTAGTCGACGGCTTCGATTGCGCTGCACCGGGTCAGCGCCATCACGCCGGCCTTGGCCGCGGCGTAGTGCGACTGGGAGTGCTGTGCCCGCCAACCCAGCACGCTGGCGTTGTTGACGATCACGCCACCGTGGGGGGCGTCGCGGAAGTACCGCAGCGCGGCGCGCGTTGCGCGCATCACCGACGTCAGCGTCACGTTCAGGACGCGGTCCCACTCGTCGTCGGTCATGTCGATGACGGGAGTCTGGCCGCCCAGCCCGGCGTTGTTGACCAGGACGTCCAGCCGGCCCGCCTTCTCGACCGTCGAGGTGATCAACGCGTCGACGGCCTCGGTCGAGGTCACATCGCAGACGACCGCGTCGACCTTGCCGAGCCCGAGCGCGGCGAGTTCGTCGCGGGTCTCCCCGAGACGCCGCTCGTGGTAGTCGGAGACGACGACGTCGGCACCCTCCAGGAGTGCCCGGCGCGCGGTGGTGGAGCCGATTCCGGTGCCTGCCGCGGCGGTCACCAGAACGACCTTGCCCTTCAGCAGACCGTGGCCGTCGATCTCGGCCGGGGCTTGGGAAAGGTCGGTCATGGTTGTCTCCTCTTCGCGCGAGCGCTCATCAGTGGCGTGCCTCCCTGGGCAGGCCGAGCACGCGCTCGGCGATGATGTTGCGTTGGATCTCGTTGGATCCGCCGTAGATGGTGTCGGAGCGGGAGAACAGGTACAGCCGCTGCCATTCGCTGAACTCGCCGTCGGGCAGTGTCAATCCCGCCGCGCCCTCGATGTCCATGGCGATCTCGCCGAGCTCGCGATGCCAGTTGGCCCACAACAGCTTCGAGATGTTGTCCTGGCCCGGTTTCTCGACGTCCATCGTCGCCAGCGCGTAGGACCGCATCGCCTTCAGTCCGGCCCACGAGCGGACCAGCCGTTCCCGGATCAGGGGATCGTCGGCGGCACCGGTCTTCTCGGCCAGCTCGACCAGGTTGGAATGCTCACGCGCGTAACGGATCTGCTGCCCCAGCGTGGACACGCCGCGCTCGAACGTCAGCGTTCCCATCGCGACGCGCCAGCCGTCTCCGGGTTCACCGACGACGAGATCGGCGGCGGTGCGCGCGTCGTCGAAGAAGACCTCGTTGAACTCGGAGTCTCCGGTCAGCTGGATGATGGGCCGGATCTCGACGCCGGGCTGCTGCAGCGGCACCAGCAGGTAGGACAGGCCGGCATGACGCTTGGAGCCCTTCTCGGTGCGCGCCACCACGAAGCACCACTGGGCCCAGTGCGCCAGCGACGTCCACACCTTCTGGCCGTTGATGACCCACTCGTCCCCGTCGAGGGTCGCGGTGGTCGACACATTGGCCAGATCGCTGCCGGCGCCCGGCTCGGAGTAGCCCTGCGACCACAGCTCGGTGACGTCGAGGATCCTGGGCAGAAAGCGCTGCTGCTGCTCCGGTGTCCCGTACGCGATCAGCGTCGGGCCGAGCAGTTCCTCACCGAGGTGGTTGACCTTGTCGGGCGCGTTGGCCTTGGCGTACTCCTCGTAGAACGCGACGCGGTGAGCCACCGACAGGCCGCGGCCGCCGTGCTCCTCCGGCCAGCCGAGGCAGGTGAGCCCCGCCGCCGCGAGGTGCTGGTTCCACGCCAGCCGCTCCTCGAACGCCTCGTGCTCGCGTCCGGGACCGCCCAGACCCTTCAACGCCGCGAAGTCGCCGACCAGGTTTTCGGCGAGCCAGTCGCGGACCTCAGCCCTGAACTTCTGGACCTCTATCACCCCTGTAGGGTAGCCTACCAAGCACTTGCTTGGGTACCCCGGACTGCTACAGGAGCTTCGATGACGACCTCCCCGAGGACCACTCCCGCGGTTCTCGAACGGATCGCGCGAGAGCTTCCCGACCAGCCCGCGGTGGTGACGGCCCAGCGCACGCTCACCTACTTCGGCCTGCGCTCCGAGGTTCTCCACGCCGCGGCCGCCATGATCGACCTGGGCATCGAACCCGGTGACCGGGTGGCGATCTGGTCGCCCAACACCTGGCACTGGGTGGTGGCGTCGCTGGCCATCCACCACGCCGGCGGCGTGCTCGTCCCGCTCAACACCCGCTACACCGCGAGCGAGGCGGAAGACATCCTGGCGCGCACCGGAGCACCGCTGCTGTTCGCGTCCGGGGCGTTCCTGGGCGCCGACAAGGCCG is drawn from Mycolicibacterium gilvum and contains these coding sequences:
- the fadA6 gene encoding steroid 3-ketoacyl-CoA thiolase FadA6 → MAVASEAYVIDAVRTAVGKRNGSLAGVHPVDLGAAAWRGLFERNDVDPGAVDDVIAGCVDAIGPQAGNIARLSWLAAGFPEEVPGVTVDRQCGSSQQAISFGAQAIMSGTADLIVAGGMQNMSQIPISSAMTVAEQFGFTSPTNESKSWLHRYGDQEISQFRGSELIAEKWNLSREEMEQYALMSHHRAQAAIRAGHFENEIIPVQTDGAGFATDEGPRDTSLEKMAGLKTLVEGGRLTAAMASQISDGASAVLLASEDAVKTHGLKPRARIHHISARGADPVFMLTGPIPATRYALDKTGLTIDDIDTVEINEAFAPVVQAWLKETKADPEKVNPSGGAIALGHPLGATGAKLFATMLNTLERTGGRYGLQTMCEGGGTANVTIIERLS
- the kstR2 gene encoding TetR family transcriptional regulator KstR2; its protein translation is MDRALPSRRDELLQLAATMFADRGLRATTVRDIADSAGILSGSLYHHFKSKEQMVEEVLKDFLDWLFTRYDEIVAATTDPLERVSGLFMVSFEAIEHRHAQVVIYQDEAKRLNSLPQFGFLDDRNRQQRRMWVEVLKQGIAEGSFRPDIDVDLVYRFIRDTTWVSVRWYQPGGPLTAEQVGRQYLAIVLGGITEGSK
- the ipdF gene encoding (5R,7aS)-5-hydroxy-7a-methyl-1-oxo-2,3,5,6,7,7a-hexahydro-1H-indene-carboxyl-CoA reductase, which translates into the protein MTDLSQAPAEIDGHGLLKGKVVLVTAAAGTGIGSTTARRALLEGADVVVSDYHERRLGETRDELAALGLGKVDAVVCDVTSTEAVDALITSTVEKAGRLDVLVNNAGLGGQTPVIDMTDDEWDRVLNVTLTSVMRATRAALRYFRDAPHGGVIVNNASVLGWRAQHSQSHYAAAKAGVMALTRCSAIEAVDYGVRINAVSPSIARHKFLEKTSSSELLDRLAEGEAFGRAAEPWEVAATIAFLASDYSSYLTGEVISVSSQRA
- the ipdE1 gene encoding acyl-CoA dehydrogenase IpdE1, with protein sequence MIEVQKFRAEVRDWLAENLVGDFAALKGLGGPGREHEAFEERLAWNQHLAAAGLTCLGWPEEHGGRGLSVAHRVAFYEEYAKANAPDKVNHLGEELLGPTLIAYGTPEQQQRFLPRILDVTELWSQGYSEPGAGSDLANVSTTATLDGDEWVINGQKVWTSLAHWAQWCFVVARTEKGSKRHAGLSYLLVPLQQPGVEIRPIIQLTGDSEFNEVFFDDARTAADLVVGEPGDGWRVAMGTLTFERGVSTLGQQIRYAREHSNLVELAEKTGAADDPLIRERLVRSWAGLKAMRSYALATMDVEKPGQDNISKLLWANWHRELGEIAMDIEGAAGLTLPDGEFSEWQRLYLFSRSDTIYGGSNEIQRNIIAERVLGLPREARH